The following DNA comes from Cervus elaphus chromosome 8, mCerEla1.1, whole genome shotgun sequence.
TTATCGAGGATTAACTAAGGTCTAGTTTCCTCTAGGAATGAGAGAGGTAGATCTTACCCATATAATGATTTTCCAACAGGAAAGGACTTCCAACAGTCTGGCAAAGGGACACAGGTGAGATGACTGCTCAAAGTCCTGATAGGCTTAAGAGtctaagaaacagaaataaatacacaaaagcaTAAATTAAAGCTTAAGCTATTAAGATCTGATATAAATTAGAAAGAAACCCTGTCTTAACAATAAACCCCTAGTGAGGGTAAATTATTCtattggtcaaaaagtttgttcgggtttttTGTATGATCTTACTTTTTGGGCAACCCAATAACACAAACAGAAAAGCAAGCAGCAGTTACTTGAAAAGAACCAGTGGGGCCTAAGGCTGGTGCAAGTGATCTAACATAACATAAATACCACATCCACCAGTGCCAACTCATTTAGCACAACCTGATGGTATTGATTTTTgtagttgttttgtttgttttagtcactaagtcacgacccactccttgcaactccatggacgatagcactgccaggcttctctgtccatgggatttcccaggcaagaatactggagtgggttgccatttccttgtccaggggatttattcccaacccagggatcaaacctgtgtctcctgcattggcagccatattctttaccactgagccaccaggggaagctaAACAAATAATAGGAAAATTCTAAATGTGCACTGCTACCTGAAtttatatggggaaaaaaatgaaagggccTACACTGCAGAGGTGGAACTCTGCCCTCCAAGCAAAGAGTAAATGGCCCCAGTGGATGGAAATCTTAAGGCAATGTGGTCATCCATATTTTGGTAGTAGATGTATTTATGAAAACTTTGTTTAAACTGGTTCTTTGTGAATAATACAGGGCttttaataaattagaaaaaacatCCATTTGTAAATAAAACTGTTACCTCAAAACTGAATTCAAATTGCGGACAAAGCCACACTTTCAAGCATGTTTGTTCTGCTTGCGTTGAAACTGAAGTTCATAGACAGTGGAGACAGAAAAACCGTTCTCATGGGCCTTCCTGGCTCCACTGTTACTACCCCTCCACCAAGAGACTTTTAAGAGATTGAGATCTTCTAGGAGGTGGAATATGATTAACCCAaaacaaaggcaaagagaaaCTTCTACATGataaattgaattattttattaggAAATTTAGAGAACAGTTGCTGATAAATAGAAATACATGATAGAAAAGGTACAGAGATAAAAGCATGTAATTGGGAATGAAATGTGCATCTAAAGGATATTGGAATGATCCTATTTGATGGAGCTCAGTGATGTCGACTCTTCTTTAGGAGTCAGGTTGTACTTGGgcctttattttgtgtgtttgctAATCGATTGGGAACTTTTCAGGGAGGGAAACTGAAAATACCCAAAGCAGAAGAGATAGGAATCCAAATCCAGGAGCAAAGTTGCAGCCTAGGAAGCTAAGTCCCAGAATCCCAGGTGGATGTCAGGTAGGTGATGAACAGGGTAGAGAGACGTCCAGAACAGAGGCTGAGCTGGTCACCTAGTGGCAGCACTGCTTGTGGCAGCAGCTCTTCTGCTGGCAGCAGCCCTTCTGCTGGCAGCAGCCCTTCCCACCGCCGCAGCCACACGAGTTGCAGCTGCAGGTGCGGCGGTGGCAGCAGACCACGGGGACGCTGCAGCAGCCCCCGCAGCAGCCGTAGCAGCAGGGGCAGCAGCTGGTGCAGCAGCCCACCCGGTAGCACCTGCAGCTGTTGCAGCCGCCGCAGCCCCCGCCGCAGCCCCTGTCGCAGCCGCCGCAGCCCCCGCCGCAACTTCCACAACCACAGCAGCCCATGGTGTCGGTAGACAGGACTCTGAGTAGAGAGGAGAGGTGAGCAGGGAGACTCAGGAGGTGAAGAGGGTCTGATGCCTGCCTCCACCGAGGGCCCCTTAAATACCATCTCTGGGGAGAGAAGTGACCTAAGCCTCGAGGTCACGTCCCTGCTGTTGATGCAGATACCCAGAGTGGAATCTCACATGTCCTTGTGTACTTCCTTAGTGGATCCTTCTCACTTAAAAAACTTGCTAAATTTAgctttctcttgtctttttaaagccatctttaaaaatagaacaggAAACAACTATTAACCCCCTTTTCTCTCTAGGGAGTTGTAAAGGTCTGAATGGACCAGAATTCTTTGGCTGCTTTTACATCTCTCAGCCCTGTCAGCCCAGGACAGAGATTGTTCATTCCCGATTACCAGGCTGGAAAAACATTGTTTCAGGGGAACATTTTGAACTTGAAAGGGAAATGGGATTCCCGGTCACATTATTTCATCCTGGGATAATTCCTCATCCTCTACCGCAGGTTAGGACTCTGATTCAGAAGAGAATAGTCCTGTGTTATCAGGGGTTACTCCAGGACATGCTTTCAGTTATGTCAGATGATAGAAGCACATCCTAAGAAGAACATTCCCAAGTCACCTGCCAAATTTAAGGACATTTCTGCTATCATCAGCCTGTTCAAAAAGGACAAGCagcaacagagatgcagacacagaacagacttgtggacccaATGGGAGAGGGTTGGACAAGTTGAGAGAGTAGAATTGAAACATATGCTTTATCATGTTTggaacagatagccaatgggaatttgctgcatgatgcAGGGGTCTCAACCCAGTACTCTGTGAcaggctggaggggagggaggttcaagagggaggggacatgtttcagcttattccctggtggctcagatggtaaagaatcagctggcaatgtgggagacctgggtttgatccctgggttgggaagatcccctggagaagtgcatggcaactgactccagtattcttgcctggatgatcccatggacagagaagccgggtgggctacagcccatggcaaagagtcggacacggctgactgAGTAACACACATGGCTGATACATGTTGATGCAtgacagaaaccaatacaacgctgtgaagcaattatcccccaattaaaaataaataaataaataaaaagcaggacAAACCAAAAGACATGTCTCTGTGTGGCTGGGGTGGTCAGGGACCATCCACGTGGAATACTTACTTGAAATTCTTGCTTTCACATGGTTGCCACTGCACAGACAACTCTTTCCTGCTAGAGGCAATCACTGGAGT
Coding sequences within:
- the LOC122698591 gene encoding small cysteine and glycine repeat-containing protein 8-like: MGCCGCGSCGGGCGGCDRGCGGGCGGCNSCRCYRVGCCTSCCPCCYGCCGGCCSVPVVCCHRRTCSCNSCGCGGGKGCCQQKGCCQQKSCCHKQCCH